One segment of Nocardioides sp. QY071 DNA contains the following:
- a CDS encoding FAD-dependent oxidoreductase: protein MKVTIVGAGPSGTTAALLLARTGHQVTLVDRDPGPRADGTWDRVGVMQFRLPQGLRGPGRLFLESRLPDVHQALLDTGAAYAAVPHGAPPFTAGLHLRRSTMERVLWSCADREPGIMRRTGHVDALVRAGDRVTGVVVDSELVRSDLVVDAGGKAGHLGHDLRPQAQETAAPFAYVAREYRLLPGAGPGPVEPGPGLAIPHDGFMEMVFVQDADTFQTLVVRRAEDHELALLREEAAHDVASAMLPGIATWTAPDRAEPIGPVRAGAGLVNRFHRQPSSATGLLAIGDALLVTNPMAARGLSLGMAAAGRLADVVDSLPDTEWAGAMDAWAEAELLPWYDDHCAVDATMHARWRHEPVAADGPVGWDVIADAAHDHPDWMPVIGPYFGMFALPTVLEPVREQVRAQLREGWQPRVPGGVTRDELADAVRSAVAVPA from the coding sequence ATGAAGGTGACGATCGTGGGCGCCGGCCCGTCGGGAACGACGGCAGCGCTGCTGCTGGCCCGGACCGGTCATCAGGTGACGCTGGTCGACCGCGACCCCGGGCCGCGCGCGGACGGGACCTGGGACCGGGTCGGCGTCATGCAGTTCCGCCTGCCGCAGGGCCTGCGCGGCCCCGGCCGACTGTTCCTCGAGTCGCGTCTGCCCGACGTGCACCAGGCGCTGCTCGACACCGGGGCGGCGTACGCCGCCGTGCCGCACGGGGCACCGCCGTTCACCGCCGGCCTGCACCTGCGCCGGTCGACGATGGAGCGGGTGCTGTGGTCGTGCGCGGACCGCGAGCCCGGGATCATGCGGCGGACCGGCCACGTCGATGCCCTGGTGCGCGCGGGCGACCGGGTCACGGGCGTCGTCGTCGACAGCGAGCTGGTGCGCTCCGACCTCGTCGTCGACGCGGGCGGCAAGGCCGGCCACCTCGGCCATGACCTGCGCCCGCAGGCACAGGAGACGGCGGCACCGTTCGCGTACGTCGCCCGCGAGTACCGGCTGCTGCCCGGGGCCGGGCCGGGCCCGGTCGAGCCCGGCCCGGGCCTCGCGATCCCCCACGACGGCTTCATGGAGATGGTCTTCGTCCAGGACGCCGACACCTTCCAGACACTCGTCGTCCGTCGCGCCGAGGACCACGAGCTCGCCCTGCTGCGGGAGGAGGCGGCCCATGACGTCGCCTCGGCGATGCTCCCCGGCATCGCGACGTGGACCGCTCCCGACCGCGCCGAGCCGATCGGGCCGGTGCGCGCCGGCGCCGGCCTGGTCAACCGCTTCCACCGCCAGCCGTCGTCCGCGACCGGCCTGCTCGCCATCGGCGACGCCCTGCTCGTCACCAACCCGATGGCCGCGCGCGGCCTCAGCCTCGGCATGGCGGCGGCCGGAAGGCTCGCCGACGTCGTCGACAGCCTCCCGGACACCGAGTGGGCCGGCGCGATGGACGCGTGGGCGGAGGCCGAGCTGCTGCCCTGGTACGACGACCACTGCGCCGTCGACGCGACCATGCATGCCCGCTGGCGCCATGAGCCCGTCGCCGCCGACGGCCCCGTCGGCTGGGACGTCATCGCCGACGCGGCGCACGACCACCCGGACTGGATGCCGGTGATCGGTCCTTACTTCGGGATGTTCGCATTGCCGACCGTCCTCGAGCCGGTGCGCGAGCAGGTCCGCGCGCAGCTGCGCGAAGGCTGGCAGCCGCGGGTCCCCGGAGGGGTCACGCGCGACGAGCTCGCGGACGCCGTTCGGAGTGCAGTGGCGGTGCCGGCCTGA
- a CDS encoding FAD-dependent oxidoreductase — protein sequence MPIRSSRPGTVFSRTAVDAAAVDHALAGVRDACFWIEDLPGRADHPQLRSAIDTDLLVVGGGYTGLWTAVVAKQREPGRRVVLLEAARIGWAASGRNGGFCAASITHGEENGRSRWPGQYDELERLGIANLDAIEATVGEYAMDCDYERTGELDVATEPHQVEDLRASGAEVIEADALRRLVASPTYLAGVLDPDVALVHPAKLAQELARVATDLGVEIFEGTRATGISGDGRQGPVTVTTTTGTVRARRVALATNVFPSLLARYRMHTVPVYDYALMTEPLSAEQLASIGWEGRQGVGDLANQFHYYRLSRDNRILWGGYDAIYHYGRKVRPSYEHRPETYRRLAEHFLTTFPQLEGLRFGHRWAGAIDTSTRFCAFHGRAMNGRVAHTAGFTGLGVGASRFAAEVMLDRLAGLDTERTRLDMVRRMPMPFPPEPVASIGIQTTRWALDRADHRGGRRNAWLRTLDALGLGFDS from the coding sequence ATGCCCATCCGTTCCTCCCGCCCCGGGACCGTCTTCTCGCGCACCGCCGTCGACGCCGCCGCCGTCGACCACGCGCTCGCCGGCGTGCGCGACGCCTGCTTCTGGATCGAGGACCTGCCCGGCCGAGCCGACCATCCGCAGCTGAGGAGCGCGATCGACACCGACCTGCTGGTGGTCGGCGGCGGCTACACCGGCCTCTGGACGGCCGTGGTCGCCAAGCAGCGCGAGCCCGGCCGTCGGGTCGTTCTCCTCGAGGCCGCCCGGATCGGCTGGGCGGCGTCGGGCCGCAACGGCGGCTTCTGTGCCGCGAGCATCACCCACGGCGAGGAGAACGGCCGGTCCCGCTGGCCCGGTCAGTACGACGAGCTGGAGCGGCTCGGGATCGCCAACCTGGACGCCATCGAGGCCACCGTCGGCGAGTACGCCATGGACTGCGACTACGAGCGCACCGGCGAGCTGGACGTGGCGACCGAGCCGCACCAGGTCGAGGACCTGCGGGCCAGCGGTGCGGAGGTCATCGAGGCGGACGCGCTGCGCAGGCTGGTCGCCAGCCCGACGTACCTCGCCGGCGTGCTCGACCCCGACGTCGCGCTGGTCCACCCGGCCAAGCTGGCGCAGGAGCTGGCCCGCGTGGCCACCGACCTGGGGGTCGAGATCTTCGAGGGCACCCGCGCGACGGGCATCTCCGGCGACGGCCGGCAAGGGCCGGTCACGGTGACGACCACGACCGGCACCGTCCGCGCCCGTCGGGTCGCGCTGGCCACCAACGTCTTCCCGAGCCTGCTCGCGCGCTATCGCATGCACACCGTGCCGGTCTACGACTACGCCTTGATGACCGAGCCGCTGAGCGCCGAACAGCTCGCATCGATCGGCTGGGAGGGCCGCCAGGGCGTCGGCGACCTGGCCAACCAGTTCCACTACTACCGGCTCAGCCGCGACAACCGCATCCTGTGGGGCGGGTACGACGCGATCTACCACTACGGGCGCAAGGTCCGGCCGTCATACGAGCACCGCCCGGAGACCTACCGCCGCCTCGCCGAGCACTTCCTGACCACCTTCCCGCAGCTGGAGGGCCTGCGCTTCGGCCACCGGTGGGCCGGCGCGATCGACACCTCGACGCGGTTCTGCGCCTTCCACGGAAGGGCCATGAACGGCCGGGTCGCCCACACCGCCGGATTCACCGGCCTCGGGGTGGGGGCGTCCCGGTTCGCGGCCGAGGTGATGCTCGACCGCCTCGCCGGCCTCGACACCGAACGCACCCGCCTCGACATGGTGCGCCGGATGCCGATGCCCTTCCCGCCGGAGCCGGTCGCCTCGATCGGCATCCAGACCACGCGCTGGGCGCTCGACCGGGCCGATCACCGCGGCGGCCGCCGCAACGCCTGGCTGCGTACCCTCGACGCCCTCGGACTGGGGTTCGACTCGTGA
- a CDS encoding cupin domain-containing protein yields the protein MTVPDLPVARLVDATALAVEHEPADGVVSGTPSVGVVELGTFKEVELGIWEITTGVVRDVEADELFVVLEGEGTVRFEDGSEVELVPGAIVRLHEGERTEWTIRTRLRKVYLA from the coding sequence GTGACCGTCCCCGACCTCCCCGTCGCCCGCCTCGTCGACGCGACCGCGCTCGCCGTCGAGCACGAGCCCGCCGACGGCGTCGTGTCCGGTACGCCGAGCGTCGGGGTCGTCGAGCTCGGCACCTTCAAGGAGGTCGAGCTGGGGATCTGGGAGATCACGACCGGTGTGGTCCGCGACGTCGAGGCCGACGAGTTGTTCGTCGTACTCGAGGGCGAGGGCACGGTGCGCTTCGAGGACGGCAGCGAGGTGGAGCTGGTGCCCGGGGCCATCGTGCGGCTGCACGAGGGGGAGCGGACCGAGTGGACGATCCGCACCCGGCTGCGGAAGGTCTACCTCGCGTAG
- a CDS encoding LacI family DNA-binding transcriptional regulator: MRPTALDVARAAGVSVATVSNALNDTGRASAATRTRVREVAASMGYRPNAAGRTLRTGRTGVLALAVTTFGEQTWNFAEVAYYAQMVAAATSAAHAHGYALTVLPASLDVDGWHAVAADGVVLLDSPEGDPAAEVLRARGIPIAFDGQPHQLGPRDSWVDNDHAATMAKVLGHLREQGARRIALLAQNTSDHYTRDCVAAYRAQVRTPRIALLDSTDPVGRAEAERLLREGADAVYGLLDDSGRGVLAAADALGLRVPDDVLVVTASEDPTYASTSPPISTVSLRPAETITAAVDALAATLAGAPPTVRADLATDLVVRASSTRRPSAGRGGRLRS; the protein is encoded by the coding sequence ATGAGGCCGACCGCCCTCGACGTCGCCCGCGCCGCCGGGGTGTCCGTGGCGACGGTGTCCAACGCCCTCAACGACACCGGCCGCGCCTCGGCCGCGACCCGGACCCGGGTGCGCGAGGTGGCCGCGTCGATGGGCTACCGGCCCAATGCCGCTGGCCGCACCCTGCGCACGGGCCGCACCGGCGTCCTGGCCCTGGCGGTCACCACCTTCGGCGAGCAGACCTGGAACTTCGCCGAGGTCGCCTATTACGCCCAGATGGTCGCCGCCGCCACGTCCGCGGCGCACGCCCACGGCTACGCCCTCACCGTGCTGCCCGCCAGCCTCGACGTCGACGGCTGGCACGCGGTGGCGGCCGACGGCGTGGTCCTGCTCGACTCCCCTGAGGGCGACCCCGCGGCCGAGGTGCTGCGTGCCCGCGGCATCCCAATCGCCTTCGACGGCCAGCCCCACCAGCTCGGCCCCCGCGACTCCTGGGTCGACAACGACCACGCCGCGACCATGGCGAAGGTGCTCGGCCACCTGCGCGAGCAGGGCGCCCGGCGGATCGCGCTGCTCGCGCAGAACACCTCCGACCACTACACGCGCGACTGCGTGGCGGCGTACCGCGCCCAGGTGCGCACGCCGCGGATCGCCCTGCTCGACAGCACCGACCCGGTCGGTCGCGCCGAGGCCGAGCGCCTGCTCCGCGAGGGCGCCGACGCGGTCTACGGGCTGCTCGACGACAGCGGACGCGGCGTCCTCGCCGCCGCCGACGCCCTCGGGCTCCGGGTGCCCGACGACGTGCTCGTCGTCACCGCGAGCGAGGACCCGACGTACGCCTCCACGTCGCCGCCCATCAGCACCGTCTCCCTGCGCCCCGCCGAGACGATCACCGCCGCGGTCGACGCACTGGCCGCGACGCTGGCCGGCGCCCCTCCCACGGTCCGCGCCGACCTCGCGACCGACCTGGTGGTCCGGGCGTCCTCGACGCGACGGCCCTCAGCCGGTCGCGGTGGGCGACTCAGGTCGTGA